cggtcaccgaatctgttgttaagaagcgtacgaaaacttcgactgaaatgtgcaggagctccatcgtgcatgaaccacatattctgtcgtacttgtgaagtcacatgttctagcagcacaggtagagtatcccgtatgaaattatgataacgtgctccattgagcatacgtggaagaacatggggggccaatcgagacatcaccaacaatgcctgcccaaaccttcacagaaaatcagtgttgatgacgtgattgcacaattgcgtgcggattctcgtcagcccacacatgttgattgtgaaaatttacaatttgatcacgtcggaaagaagcctcatccgtaaagagatcatttgcactgaaatgaggattgacacattgtcagatgaaccattcgcaggagtgtacccgtggaggccaatcagctgctgacagtgcctgcacacgctgcacccggcacggaaacaactggttctcccgtagcactctccatacactggcgtggtcaacgttaccttgtacagctgctactcctctgacgctgacattagggctatcgttAACTGCACCAAGAAtcgtctcgtccattgcaggtatcctcttcgttctaggtcttccccagtcgcgagtcataggctggaatgttccgtgctcgctaagacgccgatcaattgcttcgaacgtcttccagtcgggacaccttcgttctggaaatttgtctcgatacaaacgtaccgcgccacggctattgccccgtgctaatccgtacatcaaatgggcatgtgccaactcctcatttgtaaacactgcactgactgcaaaatcacgttagagatgaacactaacctgtcgatgctacgtactgctgcgcttgatgctagtactgtagagcaatgagtcgcatgtcaacacaagcaccgaagtcaacattaccttccttcaattgggccaactggcggtgaatcgaggaagtacggtacatattgacgaaactaaaatgatctctaacatggaaattaagcgttttcggacacatgtccacatattttctttatttgtgtgagaggcatgtttcctgaaagtttggccgcacatttttgtaacaccctgtataaataaggaactcatttctttttccaagctctgctgatactgctgtagagatcccagaggGATATCTAATGTATgtctaaattgtgaaagaaacaattgataGCACATTTCGTGCGCCAACCTGTAGGAAGGTGACGATtcagtcccgcgtctggccatcctgatttaggttttccgtgatttccctaaatctctccaggcaaatgctgggatggttcctttgaaagggtacggccgacttccttccccatccttccctaatccgatgagaccgatgacctcgctgtttggtctgttcccccaaacaacccaacccaaccaccctGTAGACTGGCACCTTTCTACATGAAGCATACAAGCACAGTTTCTGAGGACATGTTTGGCGTTGTACTGCGACCAATTGATTGTAGTATGGGGAGctttcaaaaacacacacacacagacgttaTCCCAACCTGTTTTCCATCACCGCCGGCTGTGGTGCTGGCGGCAGAAGGCCCGCCAACTGGCTGCAGATCTCCGCTGCGGCGTCTGCATTGCCCCTCAGCAGCTGCGTCCAGCCAGTGGTGGCCATCACCGCAGGGTGGCTCGCCACAAACTCCACGGCAGTGGTCTTGAGAGCCGGACAGCGGTGCAGAAGGGCGAggccggcggtggcggcggcgttgTCCACGGTGATGTCCCGTGCCAGCTGCTCCTCGCACTTCTTCTTCAGCAGCGGCAGACTGTACTTCTCGGCGGCCTTCAACAGCTCGGGCGCCAGGCTCCCCAGCTGCGGCACTGCCTCCGTGTACACGAACAGCAGCATCTGGCGCACTACAGCTTCCTGCATGTCGGTTATCTCCACGCGCCGGCTCAGGGCTTCGCGCATGTCACTCCGCAACATGGCGGCAAAGACTGGGCTCCTCGCTGCCAGAATCAGACTGTGGGCCGCCAACTCCGAGTCACCGACCACCAGCGTCACGTCAGCGCCATCCCCGGACTCCATCAGCGCCTGCATGTCACTTGCAAAGCTGCCTTCCTCACGCTTCGTATCCGCCATTTAGGTCGAGCCTGAAAAATACGCAGCGCATCAGCGGTGGTATTTTTCTCAGTGATGTTGTACAGCAGGGGTCtctaaactacggcccgcgggccgaaaccgacccccgttagctggccggacatccctggtATCCGGCCCGCTACTggacagttgtgcgactggattggtgatttcctgtcagggaggttgcagttcgtagtaatagacggcaaatcggcgagtaagactgaagtgatatcaggtgttccccagggaagcgtcctgggacctctgctcttcctgatctacactcctggaaatggaaaaaagaacacattgacaccggtgtgtcagacccaccatacttcctccggacactgcgagagggctgtacaagcaatgatcacacgcacggcacagcggatacaccaggaaccgcggtgttggccgtcgaatggcgctagctgcgcagcatttgtgcaccgccgccgtcagtgtcagccagtttgccgcggcatacggagctccatcgcagtctttaacactggtagcatgccgcgacagcgtggacgtgacccgtatgtgcagttgacggactttgagcgagagcgtatagtgggcatgcgggaggccgggtggacgtaccgccgaattgctcaacacgtggggcgtgaggtctccacagtacatcgatgttgtcgccagttttcggcggaaggtgcacgtgcccgtcgacctgggaccggaccgcagcgacgcacggatgcacgccaagaccgtaggatcctacgcagtgccgtaggggaccgcaaccgccacttcccagcaaattagggacactgttgctcctggggtatcggcgaggaccattcgcaaccgtctccatgaagctgggctatggtcccgcacaccgttaggccgtcttccgctcacgccccaacatcgtgcagcccgcctccagtggtgtcgcgacaggcgtgaatggagggacgaatggagacgtgtcgtcttcagcgatgagagtcgcttctgccttggtgccaatgatggtcgtatgcgtgtttggcgccgtgcaggtgagcgccacaatcaggactgcatacgaccgaggcacacagggccaacacccggcatcatggtgtggtgagcgatctcctacactggccgtacacctctggtgatcgtcgaggggacactgaatagtgcacggtacatccaaaccgtcatcgaacccatcgttctaccattcctagaccggcaagggaacttgctgttccaacaggacaatgtacgtccgcatgtatcccgtgctacccaacgtgctctagaaggtgtaagttaactaccctggccagcaagatctccggatctgtcccccattgagcatcttttgggactggatgaagcgtcgtctcacgcggtctgcacgtccagcacgaacgctggtccaactgaggcgccaggtggaaatggcatggcaatccgttccacaggactacatccagcatctctacgatcgtctccatgggagaataggagcctgcattgctgcgaaaggtggatatacactgtactagtgccgacattgtgcatgctctgttgcctgtttctatgtgcctgtggttctgtcagtgtgatcatgtatctgaccacaggaatgtgtcaaagtttccccttcctgggacaatgaattcacggtgttcttatttcaatttccaggagtgtatatcaatgaccttgctgacaatttgagcagttctcttaggttgttcgcagatgatgctctaatttaccgtctagtaatgtcatccgaagaccagtatcagttgcaaagcgatttagaaaagattgctgtatggtgtggcaggtggcagttgacgctaaataacgaaaagtgtgaggtgatccaaaagaaatccgttggaattcgattactcgataaatagtacaattctcaaggctgtaaattcaactaagtacctgggtgttaaaattacgaacaacttcagctggaaagaccacatagataatattgtgaggaaggcgaggcaaaggttgcgtttcattggcaggatatttggaagacgcaacaagtccactaaagagacaacttgcactacactcgttcgccctctgttagaatattggtgcgtggTTTCGGATCCTtcctaggtgggattgacggaggacatcgaaagggtgcaaaaaagggcagctcgttttgtattctcacgtaataggggagagagtgtggtagatacgatacgcgagttgggatggaagtcattaaagcaaagacgtttttcgtcgcggctagatctatttacgaaatttcagtcacgaactttctcttccgattgcgaaagtatttagtcgagcccaacctacataggtaggaatgatcatcaaaataaaataagagaaatcagagctcgaacagaaaggtttaggtgttcgtttttcccgcgagctgttcgggagtggaatggttgagagatagtatgattctggttcgatgaaccgtctgacaagcacttaactgtgaattgcagagtaatcatgtagatgtagatgtgtttgagGTGGTgtttatactgccaacaattgagtttcgaggtctATCGCGACcagtacaccgcgacattgtcggagctctgtcTTTAcaaggttaaacttgtggctatccataataaacagacagaccattctccgtgcgatggTGAAAAAAGAgaaacggttaacagactagtttggcgaaaacattttacgtaaaaaattctttgcattttattctactcacgcgTCTGGTGCAGGTCTCTcaagtggacgccacttcggcgagtagCCTTAGTAGCCAGTCACTGTGGAAGACGCTTCTTAAGCGAGGTCTCACTTTCTTTaagtatttcgattttcagattttccttgtctcttcgaattcaaacttggAATTGTCCCACACCTACTAGTccagcgcataaaacactaaaaaattcGCGAGACAGTCGCAACAGACACAATCACGGAACTATCAAATATACGctgtggctctgctactcgctacaaggctacgtaactaaacttattgtgtgctgcgaatacatagaaagatagatccattatcatttagctacaaaatagcagatcagaaactggaagcaggtaatgccataaattatctgggagtacgcattaggagtgatttaaaatgaaatgatcgtataaagttgatcgtcggtaaagcagatgccacactgagattcactggaagaatcctaaggaaatgcaaaccgaaaacaatggaagtaggttacagtacgcttgttcgcccactgcttgaatactgctcaacagtgtggaatccgtaccagatagatagaagagatagaagagatagagaagatccaacggagagcagcgtgcttcgttacaggatcatttagtaatcgcgaaagcgttacggagatgatagatcaactccagtgggagattctgcaggagagacgctcagtagctcggtacgggcttttgttaaagtttcgagaagataccttcaccgaagagtggagcaatatatagctccctcctacgtatatctcgcgaagaccgtgaggataaaatcagagagattagagcccacacagaagcataccgacaatccttctctccacgaacaatacgagagtggaatagaagggagaaccgatagaggtactcagagtaccctccgccacacaccgtcaggtggcttgcggagtatggatgtagatgtagattcttgcgctccttgaaataacaatgcgttgacatactctacctctgttacgtcttgcagtaatagtgttgctaacaatgattttgaggtttcgttaactttgcaggacgccttcgtgaagaatgtgcagt
This Schistocerca gregaria isolate iqSchGreg1 chromosome 11, iqSchGreg1.2, whole genome shotgun sequence DNA region includes the following protein-coding sequences:
- the LOC126295351 gene encoding speckle-type POZ protein-like, which encodes MADTKREEGSFASDMQALMESGDGADVTLVVGDSELAAHSLILAARSPVFAAMLRSDMREALSRRVEITDMQEAVVRQMLLFVYTEAVPQLGSLAPELLKAAEKYSLPLLKKKCEEQLARDITVDNAAATAGLALLHRCPALKTTAVEFVASHPAVMATTGWTQLLRGNADAAAEICSQLAGLLPPAPQPAVMENRTLSLGLRLAEAARRGSVSEVRQLLAMGAPPDGRSALWNTALHCAVLQKEVEVVKCLLDAGADVRATDSCLQTPLHLAAWIFDLKVMCMLIAASAPLDARDRWGKTPLHWAAETNVQAVKALLMAGARMDIKNYNGKIPAKVAIAETRPMFN